The Ananas comosus cultivar F153 linkage group 7, ASM154086v1, whole genome shotgun sequence genome has a window encoding:
- the LOC109712699 gene encoding U3 small nucleolar RNA-associated protein 18 homolog produces MSLISQNALLKRRKEKPYEENEKEVDKSPITQSDDETEFADELRSSKSKKKKKRSGDRDEPLKMKLSKMEQEAEMKRLESLLFGTLYSPLEFGNETNGEAKKEAGRPDSSLFFMDKSTGNDMVVYEEESYPQGRSEEEVKEERKPVWVDDEEERTTVDIIRVNRLRKLRKEADERIISGTEYVSRLRAQHAKLNPWTDWAQIGRKSHADDESDEESGITIARGYEGVEGDDVLRSNEELVVKDSVRLLPGMLEYSRLVDANAEEPSNGPINSVQFHRNGQLLLTAGLDRRLRFFQIDGKQNTKIQSIFVEDCPVHKASFLPDGSEVILAGRRKFFYSFDLVKAAVSKIGPLTGREEKSLEEFEISPDSSTIAFVGNEGYILLISSKTKELIGTLKMNGSARSLAFVSGGKELVSSGGDGHVYHWDLRTRKCIHKGIDEGSIAGTALCASPDSSLFAAGSSSGVVNVYKREEFLGGKRKPLKTIENLTTVVDEMKFNHDAQILAICSRMKKNGLKLVHVPSFNVFSNWPGARLSLQHPRCLDFSPGGGFMTVGTAAGKVLLYKLHHYRNA; encoded by the coding sequence ATGAGCTTAATCTCTCAAAACGCTCTTCTTAAACGCCGGAAAGAGAAGCCCTACGAAGAGAATGAAAAAGAGGTTGACAAATCTCCGATTACCCAATCCGATGACGAAACGGAGTTTGCAGATGAACTCAGATCCTCAAaatcaaagaagaagaagaagagaagcggAGATCGCGATGAGCCGTTGAAGATGAAGCTGTCGAAGATGGAGCAGGAGGCAGAGATGAAGAGGCTCGAGAGCTTACTGTTCGGTACGCTTTATTCACCGTTGGAGTTCGGCAATGAAACAAACGGAGAAGCGAAAAAGGAAGCGGGCCGGCCCGATTCGTCTTTGTTCTTCATGGACAAGTCGACGGGCAATGACATGGTGGTCTATGAAGAGGAGTCGTATCCTCAAGGAAGAAGCGAAGAAGAGGTAAAGGAAGAGAGAAAACCTGTGTGGGTTGATGATGAAGAGGAGAGAACCACAGTCGATATAATTAGGGTTAATAGGCTGAGAAAATTAAGAAAGGAAGCCGATGAGCGAATTATCTCTGGCACGGAATATGTCTCTAGATTGAGGGCCCAGCATGCTAAGCTTAACCCATGGACTGATTGGGCACAAATCGGCCGAAAATCTCACGCCGATGATGAGTCCGATGAAGAAAGTGGAATCACAATTGCTCGTGGATATGAGGGTGTCGAGGGCGATGATGTACTTAGAAGCAATGAGGAGCTTGTTGTGAAAGATAGTGTTAGGCTCTTGCCCGGTATGTTAGAGTATTCTAGGCTTGTAGATGCGAATGCCGAGGAGCCATCGAATGGTCCCATTAACTCGGTCCAGTTTCATAGAAACGGGCAGTTGCTTCTAACTGCTGGGTTGGATCGGCGGCTGAGATTCTTCCAGATCGATGGGAAGCAGAACACCAAAATACAGAGTATATTTGTCGAAGATTGTCCGGTTCATAAAGCTTCGTTCTTGCCAGACGGATCCGAGGTGATACTCGCGGGAAGAAGGAAGTTCTTTTACAGCTTTGATTTGGTTAAAGCCGCAGTTAGTAAAATAGGGCCTTTGACagggagagaggagaaaagcttggaaGAATTTGAGATTTCTCCTGACTCGAGCACAATCGCATTCGTTGGTAACGAGGGTTACATTCTTCTGATTTCGTCAAAAACAAAGGAGCTGATTGGGACTTTGAAGATGAACGGAAGTGCTCGTTCTTTGGCTTTTGTTAGTGGTGGGAAGGAGCTAGTAAGCAGCGGCGGCGATGGGCATGTTTATCACTGGGATCTGAGGACAAGGAAGTGCATTCATAAAGGCATTGATGAAGGTTCCATCGCAGGCACAGCTCTTTGTGCTTCTCCGGATAGCTCTTTATTTGCTGCTGGTTCGAGCAGCGGAGTCGTGAATGTATACAAAAGGGAGGAGTTTCTCGGTGGGAAGAGAAAGCCGCTGAAGACAATAGAGAATCTGACTACTGTGGTCGATGAAATGAAGTTCAATCACGATGCTCAGATTCTGGCCATTTGTTCGAGAATGAAGAAGAACGGCCTAAAGCTAGTCCATGTTCCGTCATTTAATGTCTTCTCAAACTGGCCCGGGGCTCGGCTTAGTCTGCAACACCCGCGCTGTTTGGATTTCAGCCCGGGCGGCGGTTTCATGACCGTGGGAACCGCAGCTGGGAAGGTTTTGTTGTACAAGTTGCATCACTATCGGAATGCTTGA
- the LOC109712701 gene encoding photosystem II reaction center W protein, chloroplastic, translated as MATVTATAATAAVVRAAAVPRAPAATSSSPVLGLPQIRMRGGRVKCSARDEKARVGTEGGAAALAAAAAGVAVTAAGPALALVDERLTTEGTGLSLGISNNLLGWILLGVFGVIWALYFVYTSTLEEDEESGGLSL; from the exons ATGGCCACTGTTACTGCCACCGCCGCGACCGCCGCCGTTGTTCGCGCCGCAGCCGTCCCCAGGGCGCCggccgccacctcctcctcgcCCGTCTTGG GGTTACCCCAGATCAGAATGAGAGGCGGGAGAGTGAAGTGCTCGGCGAGGGACGAGAAAGCCAGAGTCGGGACcgagggcggcgcggcggcgctggcggcagcggccgcgggGGTGGCGGTGACTGCGGCGGGACCGGCCCTGGCGCTGGTCGACGAGCGGCTGACCACAGAGGGGACCGGGCTGAGCCTCGGGATCAGCAACAACCTGCTGGGGTGGATCCTTCTTGGTGTGTTTGGGGTCATCTGGGCCCTCTACTTTGTGTACACCTCCACCCTTGAAGAGGATGAGGAATCTGGTGGGCTCTCACTCTGA